GAATCAAGAAACGTAGAACCAAAATTGATCATGATAACACCGCCATTTTCGGCCAATTTTTCAATCATTGCATCACTCATATTTCGTTCAAATCCGGGAGTAAAGTGCCTTGCTGAAGAATGTGAAGCTATGGCAGGAGCCCGGGTAATATCCATTACATCAAAAAAAGCACTGTCTGATACGTGTGATATATCCACCATCATCCCGATGCGATTCATCTCTTTTATGACCTCTTCTCCAAAATCACTTAACCCGTTATGAGTATAGGTGGTATCGTATGAAGAATCACTTATTTGATTGTCTTTAGAATGAGTTAAGGTTATATATCGTATTCCACGGTCGAAAAAATATGAGATATTCTCTAAATCCTGACCAATGGGAGCCCCGTTTTCCATGCCCATTGGTAGAGATATGAGATCCTTCTGATGTTGTTCTTTTATTTGTTCAGGAGAGGTAGCTATTGCAAATTTTTCCGGATTATCTTCTGCAATGCCTCTTACCATATCAATAAGACTATCAGCAACAGCTTTTGCTCCACCGGTTTCCTGGTATTCTGCGGGAATATAGATTGACATGAAGGGTGCATCGAGTCCGCCTTTTTTTGCTCTTACATAATCAAAATCACCACTTTCTGTCTGTTCTGAAATATTTGCCCAACTGTTTTTCAAGCGATAGGGAACATCTACATGCGTATCGACGATGATAAGGTTTTGCACCAGTTCACTCGCTTTTTCTGAATAGTCTGTTTGGGTAGTACAAGTAGCACTTATGCTGATAAATATTAGAAATATACCACAGATCCACTTTTTCATAATCCTAATCCCCTTAAATATTGTTATTATGATTGTGAGTTAATCCTAAAAAAAATACTAATTTCTACTGTACAGATATGCCCCTTCTTTTCTTGTATTCTCTTTCCCATCATTTACAGCATAGGATGACGGACCATAAATGCTGGCGCAACCGTATTCACCCTTCTTATTAAGGGCATAAAAATTCACATTGAAATCAGGCATCCCTTTATCATCTAATAAGTTGGGTAACCGGGCCTTATCTACTATTCTTTTACATACTTCAAGGCAAGCATTCGTTGGGGACATTCCCTGACGCATGTACTCTACCGCAAGAAATGAGCTCAAGTTTTTTAAGTTTTCTTCACCACGTCCCGTAGAACCGCAAGCTCCGACTTCATTATCAACGTATAAGCCGGCTCCAATTATAGGGCTGTCTCCTACTCTACCTGGAATTTTAAAAAA
This is a stretch of genomic DNA from Halalkalibaculum roseum. It encodes these proteins:
- a CDS encoding dipeptidase, whose amino-acid sequence is MKKWICGIFLIFISISATCTTQTDYSEKASELVQNLIIVDTHVDVPYRLKNSWANISEQTESGDFDYVRAKKGGLDAPFMSIYIPAEYQETGGAKAVADSLIDMVRGIAEDNPEKFAIATSPEQIKEQHQKDLISLPMGMENGAPIGQDLENISYFFDRGIRYITLTHSKDNQISDSSYDTTYTHNGLSDFGEEVIKEMNRIGMMVDISHVSDSAFFDVMDITRAPAIASHSSARHFTPGFERNMSDAMIEKLAENGGVIMINFGSTFLDSESRESSSNIREHIGDWLEENDLEQSDSTAQAYIETYRAEHFKYSNVSKVADHIDHVVNLVGIDHVGLGSDYDGVGDTLPVGLKDVSEYPNLIEELLRRGYTESEIRQICSENIFRVWNEVTRVATEMNTQ